The Procambarus clarkii isolate CNS0578487 chromosome 4, FALCON_Pclarkii_2.0, whole genome shotgun sequence genomic sequence ctatatatatatatatatttaactgtacttgtgtaaaatgcacattatatatatatatatatatatatatacatgtaaaatattgtatataaggtgattagagatatatcacaatatatccatgatgaagttttataccatcttattttcttgtcctttatCAGACCTCggcacaaagtgtgtcgcacctgacaacaggtccggctgaggctgacacctgttcagattcatgtaccccgttgtagtacaacgaagcattaggatagacattcagaataaacctaaattaaatgtgttgggttgtcaacagttcgatcccaacacatatgggggcctgtccgggagtgtTTTGAGCAAGACACACTGTGTACACTTGCAGCACCCATTCCTAGTCATCTAAGTGTCCAGCCAGGCAAAGTTTTCATCATGGATCGTGTCCAAGAATTTATAACAAAAGAGGACCCATTGATTTCGGAGAGCTGTACGAAAGAACAGCTGAAGCAAATCGCCGAACACTATGAGATAGAATTAGTGTCGACTAAAGTGGTCTATATGAGACAAGAACTTGGAAATAAAGTAAGGTCTCGACGCGAAGACGTCGGAGCGGTAGGATTAGATGTGAGTGCAAAGGAAAGTGGGGAACAAGATAATGAGGAAGTGTCTTCTAATTCGTCTCGTAGGAGTGGAAGTTTAGAATATGAATTGGAACGTTTGAAACTGGAAGCTCAAATTAAGAGGGAAGAGAGACAGTTTCAGTTAGAGAAACTGAAATTGGAGAAAGTGAGACTTGAAAGTGAGCAAAAAACGCGTGTAGAATTAGAAAAGGAGAAAACGAAGCAAATGGAAATC encodes the following:
- the LOC138370723 gene encoding calponin homology domain-containing protein DDB_G0272472-like → MDRVQEFITKEDPLISESCTKEQLKQIAEHYEIELVSTKVVYMRQELGNKVRSRREDVGAVGLDVSAKESGEQDNEEVSSNSSRRSGSLEYELERLKLEAQIKREERQFQLEKLKLEKVRLESEQKTRVELEKEKTKQMEIEANKFVAAQRRGREVHSESTPMPAAYDHKAREKEVPQFCPEESESFF